CTCATCTATTCTCAAGACTTTACCTATTTTTAAGCCTTCCGGATAAATATTACTAATTCCAGATGTGATAACCTCATCTCCAACCGTTATTCTTTCATCAAATATTGATGCTTGGAAATATAAAAGTCCATTCTCTTCATCGCTACCTCTAGTAACTCCCAAAACATCTTCAGTTGTTTTTGAACTTACCATAGACTTCGGATTTGTTATTAAATCAACCACAGAGTAATCTCTATAAACTTTTGATATTTTACCAACTAGATATTCCCCATAAATAGCTACCATATCTACTTTCATTCCATCTTTGATTCCTAAATCTATATAAACTTTATTATTCATATTATCAGCATCACTAAATATAACTCTTGTAAATTTTATTCCATCTTTGAAATAAAGATTTTCTTTCATTTTTAAAAGTTCAAGTAATCTTTTATTTTCTTCCTGAACTTCTTTATTTTTCATCTCATCTATTTTTAATCTCATGTTTTCTTCTTTTAACTTCAAATTTTGTTCAACTATATTATCATGAGAAAATATACTATCTTTTATACCAACTATTCTAGTTGAAATACTAAAAATTTTACTTTGTAATGGTAATGCCATATCATCAATACCATCTTTTAATCCAAATAAAAATCTATTAAAAATTAGCATTATTACTATTATTACTACTAGTATAGATAAAATAAATTTTACTTTGTTATCCTTTTTCATCTATCTAAAAATCTCCCTATATAAAAATAAAATTTTATTAATAATTATCATTTAATTATATTATATTGTTCTATTTTTGTAAAGCAATTAATAATTTTATATTATTTTTTTGGACAACTCTAACCCTTTTATGGTATTATATCTATAGGTAAGGAGAGTGATGTTTGAATGGTGAAAATTGAAGTTGCAAAACCATTTTCTTTAAATAATTTTATTGAAGCAAAAACGGCTGAAGTTGTTAGTACTAGAGTTATAAATTATTCTAATAGTTATGTATCGTTTTTTGCACTTGATAAATTTGAAGAAATATCTGCTGAAGCTATGCTTGGAAATAGATACTACTTTTGTTTTAATGGAAGTGGAGAATTTGATATTCAAAATCAAAAAGTTATTATTAAAGAAAATGAATTTTTAGAAATTCCAGCAAATAATAAT
Above is a window of Fusobacterium massiliense DNA encoding:
- the mreC gene encoding rod shape-determining protein MreC: MKKDNKVKFILSILVVIIVIMLIFNRFLFGLKDGIDDMALPLQSKIFSISTRIVGIKDSIFSHDNIVEQNLKLKEENMRLKIDEMKNKEVQEENKRLLELLKMKENLYFKDGIKFTRVIFSDADNMNNKVYIDLGIKDGMKVDMVAIYGEYLVGKISKVYRDYSVVDLITNPKSMVSSKTTEDVLGVTRGSDEENGLLYFQASIFDERITVGDEVITSGISNIYPEGLKIGKVLRIDEKENYAYKTIKMEPGFKTKDLRELVIINSVKNLQ